The DNA segment CACGATCACGCGGCGCTAGCCGGTTCGATCGCAAACGAAGCCGGCGTACCCGTCTACGCACACGAACGGACGGCACCGCTCGTATCGCGCGATCCAGACGCACTTGAGGAGTACGACGAGTTACAGGAGCACCGATTCGAATCCTGGGGCATGCCGGCAGAGAAACGAGACGAACTGCGTTCGTTCTTCGACGCGATCCCGCCGATCGAAGCGCCCGAGGACCTCGTCGTGATCGACGACGGCGACGACATCGAGATTGGTGACGTCACGCTCTCTGTAACCCACGCGCCGGGGCACGCGGCTGGTCATTGCACGTTCGGGTTCGAACGAGACGGCTCCGCGGAAGCGTTCGTCGGCGACGTGATCTTGCCGGTCTACACGCCGAACGTCGGTGGCGCCGACCTCCGCCTCGAACGACCGTTAGAGCGCTACGTTGAGACGCTCGCTGCGATCGTGGAGACCGAGTACGATCGGGTCTGGCCCGGCCACAGGGAGGTGATCGAGTCGCCCGCGGCGCGCGCACGGACGATCGTCGAGCACCACCACGAACGAACCGACAACGTACTCTCAGTGCTTCGTACCGTTGAATCGGCGACACCCTGGGAGGTGAGCGCCGAACTCTTCGGGTCGCTCGAGAACATTCACATCCTCCACGGTCCTGGCGAAGCGTTCGCTCACCTCGACCACCTGGCTCGGGCCGGCGCGGTGGAGGTGACGAACGACGGGTATCGACTCGGTGCCGAGGACGTCACGGCGGCGGACGTCCTTCCGACGCTGTGAGTCGATCGGCGAGACGGGTACCCTGGCGGATACGGCCGCTGGATACAACGACAGTGTCCAATCCGCCGCTTCCGGGGACGACACCTAGAGACAGGACGCTCTCACGAAGGGCTGATCTCGTCCGCTCACGTGTGACGATCGACTTCCGACATTGCTGATCGACCTCCGACATTGCCGATCGACTTCCGCCGTGTGACAACTACGTGATCATATTCGTTCGAAAATGGAACTGTGATCGATACGCTGCGTGACCCACGAATTCCACCGATCCGGCGAAAGCCCGTCTCGGTCGACTGTGACGAGACGTCTCTCGGGTGGACGCGAGACTCGTCAATCCTCCTCGTTCGCCTCGTCTCCAGGGTCGTCACCGTCAACAGATTCGGTCGGCCCCGTGTCGGTCTGCGACGAGTCGGGAGCGTCGGTACCGTTCGGCTCCTCGACGTCCGCCTCGTCGGATTCCGACGGGGTCGAATCGCTTACATCGGGAGATTCCGATTCATCCGCACGAGTGTCTTCCGATCGATCGGTACCATCGGTTTTCGGTCGATCTGCACCGGCGTCTGCCGATTCGACCGTGTCGTGTTCTGTCGATCCGTTTCTCCCGTCGTCGGCGCCGTATCGATCACGGAGTGTCTGGAGCTCGGCGTCCACGTCGACGTGATCGCCGGCTGACGTCGGTTGTCGACCGTCAGATCGCTCTCCGTCGTGTTTCCCACGGTCGGCTGCTTCGTCCGGGTCCGTGTCGGGCGATCCGTCGTCTATCTCGATACGGTAGCCATCGGATCGGTTCTCCGGGGAGTGATCCGAGAGGCGGCGGTCTATCTCCTCGTACAGCGAGCGAGTTCGTTCGAGCAGGGCGCGCGTCTCCGCGTCGGACGAATCTCCGAGCCGATTCTGGATCTCGTCGATCGTCTCCCCCATCCGGTCTACGATCGGTGCGGCGGTACGATCGATGCTGGACCCGTCTCCGGTCGCCTCCCGAAGGCGGGTGTTCACGTCGCGCCCTCGGCGGACGGCGCGGGACCCTCGTTGCAACAGTGTGAGCGCCCGTATCTGGGCTTCGAGGAGCCCGATCAGGGCCGGAATCGCGCGTTCGTCGGTCACTTTGAGAACGTCGTCGAGCGTGGGGAGTTCTCGAGAACGCGCAGGCGGTTCGTCACCGGCGGTGTCCGCTATCGTCCCTTCGAGGCCTCGAATCGCCGCCGCGAGGTCTTCCAGTGCGACCGCGATATCGTCCCGACTCATACCGGTATCGTCACCGTCCAACGGAATAAGCGTCCGGTTCCCCCGGTTTGGACGATACGTATCGGTACTCCGCGGGGAAGCACGATTCGAGGCGCCGAATTACCCGCCTGTCGCTTCGATGCGATATGGATGCCGAGTATAAATTACCGTTGGATGCACCTAACAGATGATTTTATGGCCGCAATACTTATTTGCAATTGAATCAATTTACTGATTGAATGGGTAGCGAGCTTGGGGTTGGCGTGCCAGAGAGCACATCGTTCGCGCAGGCGCTGGGAACGCTCAAACGAAATGGCAGCAACGTACTGCTCGTCGGCGAACCGGTCGCGACGACCCACGAACACGTCTGCGACACGTTTCTCGGCTCGAACGACTCGGCCCAGCGGCGGATCGTCGTCTCGACTGACCGGACGCGAATTCCACGCGATGGGTCGACGGACACCGACTATCTCGTGCTCGACCCCGAATCGTCGGCGTCGGCCCTGGATCTCTCGCCGAGCGAGTCGATTACCGAACTGTCCGTCCTCGGGATGGTCGGTCGTGAGTTCGTCAATCGGGTCGACGAACTCGACCGACTCGATGACCTGGATCCGGCCACGCTCCGGGTCTGCGTGAACGCGGTGGACGAACTCCTGGAGCGACACGATTCGGAAGTGGTCTTTCGCCTGCTCCACGTCATCACGACACGCACCCGACGCAGCCGCGGAATGGGACACTATCACCTGCCGATCGATCGTGAGTCAGAAGCCGTTCGACTCTTCGAACCACTCTTCGACGCGGTCGTGTGTCTTCGGACGATCGGTGGGGAACTGGAACACCGATGGCACCTTCGAGATGGCGAGACGTCGACGGACTGGATTCCGCTGTGAGTACCGGAGAGCCGTCAGTCGATGAGCGCCGAGGTGTCCCCGGACCACCCGTCGGTGCTCCGATCGAGCCACGAATCGGACGGTGATTCGGAGTTCAGTGTGAATCGGTGTCTGTCGCACGGTTCGGCGGGTCGCCGCCGCGGCGTAACGCCCGGATTACCCTCTCCTCAGCGTCTCTCGTTCGAATCGGCAACAAACACTATATGGCGATCGTTCGATTGCCGTATCAGTACTATGGTCGCAGTCGACGCACAGATTCTCGGCGGTGTTGCGGTGACGGTGTTGCTCGCCCTCCTGTTCTTCGGCGTCGTCGTCCTCTGGGACGTCGCACTGGCGCTTCGCGGCGTGGCGGACAAGGTCGACAAACTCGAAGATACGGTCGACGACGATCTCACGGACCTGGAACGAGCGGTGGCCGGTTCGTCGGGGGCCGGCGGTCCGCAGGTACACCTTCGCGGTGGAGGAACGATTACCCCGGGTGGGACGCACACGGCCCCCCAGGCGGACTCCCGAGCGCAGACAACCGAGCGACCCACGCAACCGTCGCACGTATCGACTCCGGGACAGCGGTCCGGTGCCCCACGGTCCGAACCGCGCGCGGATCGACGGACCTCCCCTGAAGCACGGCAGGCGAACACCGGTCCCGACCACCGACCGACCGACGGTGCCGACGAACGTTCTGACGAACCGGTAGAGTCAGATACCGACGTGGCGGAGCGATCTGAGTCGACTGACGAGTCGCCCAGGGACGAATCGACCGCTTCGCGCGAACGCCTCGGTGCGGATCCGACACCCGTCAACCGATCCCATCGCGACCCCCGTGAGACGGACTCGAGCCGGACAGATCGAGACGAGCGATCGGAAGTGAGTAATCGCGGACGGTTCGTCGCGTCACCCGACAGAACCCCGTGGTACCGAACGGAACTCGATCGGGCGGCCGTCAGCGACGGTCGGTCCCCGATCGCCGGTGAACTCGAATCCGGTGACGCCCCTGAAACGCCATCGGGCGACGTCACCGTGGAGACCGACGGACCACCGAACGAGAGTGACGATCCGATCGTGGTCGATCGGGACGGTGCCGCGTCGATGAGTCCATCTGACGATGGTTCCGGTTCAGCAGGCACGGACGCGTCCCTGTCGTCGGGATCGGAATCGGACGGAATCGGTGAACGGGAAGGGGAGGAGGAGCCCACTGATGCGTCTCCATCCCTGGATACCGAGACGGCCACAGACGAAACCACTGCTGCATCGACCGACGACGACGGCGGACGGAACGCTGTCACCAGCGACCACCACGACGCCGTCGATCGGGACGATCCCACTGCCGCAGAGTCGACCGAAGACGGGTCGATCGTGACGACGTCGGAGAACGCTGCTGGGACAGAACATGGCGACGACGAACGGTCGATCGTCAGAGACGTCCAGTCTGACACGGAACCGAGTGACGACGTCGAGGCTGGCCGCAGTGAGGGGGCTGAAACGGACACCCCGGTCGAGGAAGGAGTGACCGAATCGGCGGCGTCAGACGACGGAGCGGTGACCGAGGAGGCGGCGGGCGCTGACGACGAGGCGGCGGGCGCTGACGACGAAGCGGCGGGCGATGACGACGAGGCGGCGGGCGCTGACGACGAAGCGGGCATGGGTGGTGACGAAGCACCTGTGCCGGAGACCGATTCACCGACGCCGATCGTGGATCGCGTGGAATCGGAATCGGATCCCCAATCTGGCACCGACGAGGACGCCTCGAATTCTGGATCCGGTAGCGACACCACGGCCGCCGGGCAGAGCGAAACTGCGGGTGACGACCCGACCGCAGCGGACGACGAATCGGAGACGGGGGACGACCCCTCTCTTCAGGACGGCGATGAACCAGGCGACGGTTCAGAGACGGGTGATGGGTTCGAAACGGATGATACCCTCGACCCGGACGACGGAATCGAGTTCACGTTCGAAGAGTTTTCCCCGCCGGAGA comes from the Halovivax cerinus genome and includes:
- a CDS encoding MSCRAMM family adhesin SdrC, whose translation is MSRDDIAVALEDLAAAIRGLEGTIADTAGDEPPARSRELPTLDDVLKVTDERAIPALIGLLEAQIRALTLLQRGSRAVRRGRDVNTRLREATGDGSSIDRTAAPIVDRMGETIDEIQNRLGDSSDAETRALLERTRSLYEEIDRRLSDHSPENRSDGYRIEIDDGSPDTDPDEAADRGKHDGERSDGRQPTSAGDHVDVDAELQTLRDRYGADDGRNGSTEHDTVESADAGADRPKTDGTDRSEDTRADESESPDVSDSTPSESDEADVEEPNGTDAPDSSQTDTGPTESVDGDDPGDEANEED
- a CDS encoding DUF7504 family protein, whose translation is MGSELGVGVPESTSFAQALGTLKRNGSNVLLVGEPVATTHEHVCDTFLGSNDSAQRRIVVSTDRTRIPRDGSTDTDYLVLDPESSASALDLSPSESITELSVLGMVGREFVNRVDELDRLDDLDPATLRVCVNAVDELLERHDSEVVFRLLHVITTRTRRSRGMGHYHLPIDRESEAVRLFEPLFDAVVCLRTIGGELEHRWHLRDGETSTDWIPL
- a CDS encoding MBL fold metallo-hydrolase, coding for MEAISLGNHEFEGENNAYLLESEGQTALIDTGIHRPDIREQLVAGVESTGQSIGDIGVVVLTHHHHDHAALAGSIANEAGVPVYAHERTAPLVSRDPDALEEYDELQEHRFESWGMPAEKRDELRSFFDAIPPIEAPEDLVVIDDGDDIEIGDVTLSVTHAPGHAAGHCTFGFERDGSAEAFVGDVILPVYTPNVGGADLRLERPLERYVETLAAIVETEYDRVWPGHREVIESPAARARTIVEHHHERTDNVLSVLRTVESATPWEVSAELFGSLENIHILHGPGEAFAHLDHLARAGAVEVTNDGYRLGAEDVTAADVLPTL
- a CDS encoding AAA family ATPase — protein: MVAVDAQILGGVAVTVLLALLFFGVVVLWDVALALRGVADKVDKLEDTVDDDLTDLERAVAGSSGAGGPQVHLRGGGTITPGGTHTAPQADSRAQTTERPTQPSHVSTPGQRSGAPRSEPRADRRTSPEARQANTGPDHRPTDGADERSDEPVESDTDVAERSESTDESPRDESTASRERLGADPTPVNRSHRDPRETDSSRTDRDERSEVSNRGRFVASPDRTPWYRTELDRAAVSDGRSPIAGELESGDAPETPSGDVTVETDGPPNESDDPIVVDRDGAASMSPSDDGSGSAGTDASLSSGSESDGIGEREGEEEPTDASPSLDTETATDETTAASTDDDGGRNAVTSDHHDAVDRDDPTAAESTEDGSIVTTSENAAGTEHGDDERSIVRDVQSDTEPSDDVEAGRSEGAETDTPVEEGVTESAASDDGAVTEEAAGADDEAAGADDEAAGDDDEAAGADDEAGMGGDEAPVPETDSPTPIVDRVESESDPQSGTDEDASNSGSGSDTTAAGQSETAGDDPTAADDESETGDDPSLQDGDEPGDGSETGDGFETDDTLDPDDGIEFTFEEFSPPETTEPSITIDDAVEAINDSVPELSRSTHGVDASAEVDDDAVVLVYDLETTDATDASTRLLRYQLQSFAAQSDADVDVTVSGNRIVVDIPDADGTDVSQWEAAIVEVIDRTLYLSDTGE